One genomic window of Paenibacillus xylanilyticus includes the following:
- a CDS encoding GNAT family N-acetyltransferase, translated as MSRYHFYPMTKDRAIQISKWQYEYPYSLYDMDSSEDSILELMNGEYYYALDEHDDLIGFICVGGSARVPGGYAAGIYTDLRKLDIGLGLKPDMTGNGKGQGFLSEVLSFLNNQFSGREYQLVVAAFNERAIKVYERIGFVKETHFMSKYEEKELEFISMSYIKKNV; from the coding sequence GTGTCACGTTACCATTTTTACCCCATGACCAAGGATAGAGCCATACAGATTTCAAAGTGGCAGTACGAATATCCGTACTCGCTGTATGACATGGATAGTAGTGAGGACAGCATTTTGGAGTTGATGAATGGAGAATATTATTACGCGTTAGACGAACACGATGATCTAATCGGTTTTATATGCGTAGGCGGATCAGCACGGGTACCAGGCGGATATGCAGCGGGCATCTATACAGATCTGAGGAAGTTAGATATTGGGTTAGGATTGAAGCCCGACATGACGGGAAACGGCAAAGGTCAGGGGTTTCTATCAGAGGTCCTTTCCTTTTTGAACAATCAATTTAGTGGTCGAGAGTATCAATTAGTCGTTGCAGCATTTAATGAGAGAGCTATCAAGGTGTATGAGCGGATTGGTTTTGTGAAAGAAACACATTTTATGAGCAAGTATGAAGAGAAGGAATTAGAGTTCATTTCGATGAGCTATATTAAGAAAAATGTGTAA